A single window of Zea mays cultivar B73 chromosome 10, Zm-B73-REFERENCE-NAM-5.0, whole genome shotgun sequence DNA harbors:
- the LOC109943306 gene encoding LOW QUALITY PROTEIN: inactive sesquithujene synthase-like (The sequence of the model RefSeq protein was modified relative to this genomic sequence to represent the inferred CDS: deleted 2 bases in 1 codon): MASHPAHRSSKAADEELPKASSTFHPSLWGSFFLTYQPPTAPQRANMKERAEVLRERVRKVLKGSTTDQLPETVNLILTLQRLGLGYYYENEIDKLLHQIYSNSDYNVKDLNLVSQRFYLLRKNGYDVPSDVFLSFKTEEGGFACAAADTRSLLSLYNAAYLRKHGEEVLDEAISSTRLRLQDLLGRLLPESPFAKEVSSSLRTPLFRRVGILEARNYIPIYETEATRNEAVLELAKLNFNLQQLDFCEELKHCSAWWNEMIAKSKLTFVRDRIVEEYFWMNGACYDPPYSLSRIILTKITGLITIIDDMFDTHGTTEDCMKFAEAFGRWDESAIHLLPEYMKDFYILMLETFQSFEDALGPEKSYRVLYLKQAMERLVELYTKEIKWRDEDYVATMSEHLQVSAESIGANALTCSAYAGMGDMSITKETFEWALSFPQFIRTFGSFVRLSNDVESTKREQTKDHSPSTVHCYMKEHGITMDDACEKIKELIEDSWKDMLEQSLALKGLPKVVPQLVFDFSRTTDNMYRDRDALTSSEALKEMIQLLFVEPIPE; encoded by the exons ATGGCGTCTCATCCAGCACATCGTTCCAGCAAGGCAGCTGATGAGGAGCTGCCAAAGGCTTCTTCGACCTTTCACCCAAGTCTGTGGGGCAGTTTCTTCCTGACCTACCAGCCGCCAACTGCACCTCAG CGAGCAAACATGAAAGAACGAGCTGAGGTTTTAAGAGAACGTGTTAGGAAGGTTTTGAAGGGCTCGACGACTGATCAACTACCAGAAACAGTGAATCTTATATTAACATTGCAAAGACTTGGACTGGGTTACTACTACGAGAACGAGATAGACAAGTTGCTGCACCAAATTTACAGCAACTCCGATTACAATGTGAAAGATCTTAACTTGGTTTCGCAGCGGTTCTACCTTCTTCGAAAGAACGGCTACGATGTGCCATCAG ATGTATTTCTGAGCTTCAAAACAGAAGAAGGCGGCTTCGCCTGTGCTGCTGCTGACACGAGAAGCTTGTTAAGCTTATATAACGCAGCATATCTGAGGAAGCATGGAGAGGAGGTACTAGACGAAGCGATTTCATCGACTAGACTCCGCCTCCAAGATCTCCTTGGACGACTTCTTCCAGAATCGCCATTTGCAAAGGAGGTGTCTTCTTCCCTTCGTACCCCTCTCTTCAGAAGGGTTGGGATACTAGAAGCGAGAAACTACATACCCATTTACGAAACGGAGGCGACGCGAAACGAAGCCGTATTGGAGCTTGCGAAACTGAATTTTAACCTTCAGCAACTTGATTTCTGTGAAGAGCTAAAGCATTGCTCAGC GTGGTGGAACGAGATGATAGCCAAATCAAAGCTGACCTTTGTTAGAGATAGAATTGTAGAGGAG TATTTCTGGATGAATGGAGCATGCTATGATCCGCCATACTCCCTTTCCCGAATTATACTGACAAAGATCACGGGACTTATTACAATAATCGATGATATGTTTGATACACATGGTACCACTGAAGATTGCATGAAATTCGCTGAAGCGTTTGGCAG ATGGGACGAAAGTGCAATACATCTCCTTCCAGAGTACATGAAGGATTTCTACATATTGATGTTGGAGACATTTCAGTCATTTGAGGATGCTTTAGGGCCAGAGAAGAGCTACCGTGTGCTCTACCTAAAACAGGCG ATGGAGCGTTTAGTTGAGCTATACACCAAggaaataaaatggcgtgatgagGATTATGTGGCGACAATGAGTGAACACCTCCAGGTTTCAGCAGAGTCCATCGGAGCCAATGCTCTAACATGTTCTGCATATGCTGGGATGGGTGATATGTCGATAACAAAGGAGACCTTCGAGTGGGCTTTGAGCTTTCCACAATTTATAAGAACTTTTGGTTCATTTGTACGGCTCTCCAACGATGTCGAATCGACCAAG CGTGAGCAAACAAAAGACCATAGTCCGTCCACTGTCCATTGTTACATGAAGGAGCATGGAATAACAATGGATGATGCATGTGAAAAGATAAAAGAGCTTATCGAAGATTCATGGAAGGATATGCTGGAGCAATCCCTTGCGCTGAAAGGGCTCCCAAAGGTTGTGCCACAGCTAGTGTTTGACTTCTCAAGAACCACGGATAATATGTACAGGGATCGTGACGCATTGACTTCTTCAGAAGCACTCAAGGAAATGATACAGCTACTGTTCGTGGAGCCAATTCCGGAATGA